A stretch of Hydractinia symbiolongicarpus strain clone_291-10 chromosome 9, HSymV2.1, whole genome shotgun sequence DNA encodes these proteins:
- the LOC130657082 gene encoding uncharacterized protein LOC130657082, whose amino-acid sequence MLVKLLGRVPLRQFFSVIVFMGLCVVFYFALLTSLEENKANPIRKQQRKMSAEEKRLKSLTDRSLVWAELSRRDKMQRLLENPIYENFNIKKPRVKKKITVLIIVSSGPRRADRREAIRSTWWAQCKPTFKVLPECVFFTDKQKPGDEYYDRIKNENEIHKDMYFQPLRGGIEFGIRFLYHMVWAMIYYEFDYFVRVDDDYFFCLERFLYELPQPMISNFHWGYTHCILEIVRPEESLILMSRDLIEYFLSQKPHTMRCHPWADQMIGVWTTDLILNDFVFRHDRRIHHKPIVSEKPQLRNTQNVCHKYIGIHGTYPDDMRLFWKQKGKGFNFTSVKERDESIGNLELNSELCELVHNFNYFVFEPEWQYEPKRCIYNPIWDTGKQLVKGGVYAGRQDDKRLALDDVKKKEKMKEQNN is encoded by the exons ATGTTAGTAAAGCTGTTGGGTAGAGTACCGTTGAGACAGTTTTTTTCTGTGATAGTTTTCATGGGTCTGTGTGTGGTGTTCTATTTTGCGCTACTCACTTCACTGGAAGAAAACAAAGCCAATCCGATCAGGAAACAGCAACGAAAAATGTCAGCTGAAGAAAAGAGATTAAAAAGTCTTACTGATAGAAGCCTGGTGTGGGCAGAACTTAGTCGTAGGGACAAAATGCAAAGACTTCTGGAGAATCCAATTtatgaaaattttaatattaaaaagCCACGTGTGAAAAAAAAGATTACCGTGCTTATTATCGTGTCGTCTGGTCCACGCCGCGCAGATCGAAGGGAGGCTATCCGGAGCACGTGGTGGGCACAATGTAAACCAACCTTTAaa gTGTTACCTGAGTGTGTTTTCTTCACGGACAAACAGAAGCCTGGGGACGAGTATTACGATCGCATTAAGAATGAAAATGAAATTCATAAAGACATGTATTTCCAACCATTAAGAGGTGGGATCGAGTTTGGTATTCGATTTTTGTATCACATGGTTTGGGCGATGATTTACTATGAATTCGATTACTTTGTAAGAGTAGACGAtgattatttcttttgtttggaAAGGTTTTTGTATGAACTCCCTCAACCTATGATTTCGAATTTTCATTGGGGTTATACACATTGTATACTTGAGATAGTACGTCCGGAGGAGAGTTTAATTCTCATGTCACGTGATTTAATAGAATACTTTCTGTCCCAAAAACCGCATACAATGCGATGTCATCCCTGGGCTGATCAAATGATTGGTGTTTGGACGACGGATTTGATATTAAATGATTTTGTGTTCCGACACGATCGCCGTATACATCATAAGCCTATTGTTAGTGAGAAACCGCAATTAAGAAATACGCAAAATGTTTGTCATAAATATATCGGAATACACGGAACTTATCCCGATGATATGAGACTGTTTTGGAAACAGAAAGGTAAAGGGTTTAATTTTACATCGGTCAAAGAAAGAGATGAAAGTATAGGAAACCTAGAATTAAATTCTGAATTGTGTGAATTAGTACAtaactttaattattttgtatttgaacCGGAATGGCAATATGAACCAAAACGTTGTATTTATAATCCGATTTGGGATACTGGGAAACAGCTGGTTAAAGGGGGTGTATATGCTGGACGTCAAGATGACAAAAGACTTGCGTTGGACGAcgtgaaaaaaaaagagaaaatgaaaGAGCAAAACAATTAA
- the LOC130657079 gene encoding protein arginine N-methyltransferase 7-like — protein sequence MTEEEADLKNEIARSTYAGMLHDGERHKKYFEALKCTISEMINQPFIQALDIGCGTGILSMMAAKAGANSVSACEMFKPMGDTAIKIIEQNKLSHIINVVNKCSTDLEIGTDMSSKANILVTEIFDSELIGEGVLPTLRDAHNRLLTHNCKVIPASADVKVQLIECDKLWSMNKFQSNDLFSTKELLNCPGLASGHEVQVNQLYPRDIKLLSDSITMTSFNFHTKHEHTCDNKYSMTKKCINVAQSGIIHAVLFWWDLILHKDKNIVLSMEPKWMRSNAKYVWRDHWMQVVYYLKQPLKVSQNDNVFATMFYDDYSVWFDVKCCNVTDVVDRPLCSCGLHVVWCRERFALWNNVEVCQMFTHLIKKYEIVSIIGDVSLFPLHSSKTDLKYYECSEFSKQIIHDLASENKKNIKIIKDYTNGLPFSGNLLIDPYFSSSLLPWHHCLTLWTIAQDLQSVYNNKLKIYPCKAFLKACVVEFSDLWKAYAPVENVDGFNMKEFDSLIEKARSPVKMSQGFYQDVEPYAMWEYENRLISKPMILAEFNFEKPMPAVETYFSESLCISRAGIAHAVVLWVDFVMDEEKIFSTGLTSHGSWVDYMRQSLYFFAQPKHYKASEKMEANVVLVPNDSELLFAFI from the coding sequence ATGACTGAAGAGGAGGCTGACCTAAAAAATGAGATTGCACGTTCAACTTACGCAGGTATGTTGCATGATGGAGAAAGACATAAAAAGTATTTTGAAGCTTTGAAATGCACAatcagtgaaatgattaacCAACCGTTTATACAAGCTCTAGACATTGGATGTGGGACAGGGATTTTATCCATGATGGCAGCCAAAGCAGGAGCAAATTCTGTCTCAGCATGTGAAATGTTTAAACCGATGGGAGACACAGCAATTAAAATTATTGAGCAGAATAAACTCAGTCATATTATAAACGTTGTTAATAAGTGTTCTACAGATCTTGAAATTGGAACGGATATGAGTTCTAAAGCTAATATTCTTGTTACTGAGATATTCGATTCTGAATTAATTGGCGAAGGAGTTCTTCCAACATTGCGTGATGCACACAACAGACTGCTAACTCATAATTGCAAAGTTATACCTGCATCAGCAGATGTCAAAGTACAGTTGattgaatgtgataaattatgGAGTATGAACAAGTTTCAATCAAATGACCTTTTCTCTACGAAAGAGCTATTAAATTGTCCAGGACTAGCATCTGGTCACGAGGTGCAAGTAAATCAGTTATACCCAAGAGATATAAAGCTGCTGAGTGATTCAATTACTATGACTAGTTTTAATTTTCACACTAAACACGAGCATACTTGCGATAACAAGTACTCTATGACTAAGAAATGCATAAATGTGGCACAGTCGGGAATAATACACGCAGTTTTGTTTTGGTGGGATTTAATTCTACATAAggataaaaatattgttttgagCATGGAACCAAAATGGATGAGAAGTAATGCAAAATACGTGTGGCGAGATCATTGGATGCAGGTGGTATACTATTTAAAACAACCACTGAAAGTTTCTCAGAATGACAATGTCTTTGCCACTATGTTTTACGATGATTATAGCGTATGGTTTGATGTGAAATGCTGTAATGTTACAGATGTTGTAGACCGTCCCCTGTGTTCATGTGGATTACATGTGGTTTGGTGTCGTGAGCGATTTGCATTATGGAACAATGTAGAAGTATGTCAAATGTTTACACacctaattaaaaaatatgagaTTGTATCAATTATAGGAGATGTTTCTTTATTTCCATTGCATTCTAGTAAAACTGATTTGAAATATTACGAATGCTCAGAGTTTTCGAAACAAATTATTCACGATTTGGCGagtgaaaataagaaaaatatcaaaattatcaAAGATTATACGAATGGTTTGCCATTTTCTGGTAATTTGCTTATTGATCCTTATTTCTCATCTTCCTTACTACCATGGCATCATTGTTTAACGTTGTGGACAATAGCACAAGATCTTCAAAGTGTGTACAACAATAAACTAAAAATTTATCCATGTAAAGCATTCTTAAAAGCTTGTGTCGTCGAATTTTCTGATTTATGGAAAGCTTATGCCCCTGTTGAGAATGTTGATGGTTTTAACATGAAAGAATTTGATTCTCTGATTGAAAAAGCTAGGTCACCTGTAAAAATGTCTCAAGGTTTTTATCAAGACGTTGAGCCATACGCCATGTGGGAATATGAAAACAGGTTGATCAGTAAACCAATGATACTAgcagaatttaattttgaaaagcCAATGCCAGCGGTGGAGACGTATTTCTCTGAAAGTTTATGTATTTCGAGAGCTGGGATTGCACATGCTGTTGTATTATGGGTAGATTTTGTAATGGATGAAGAGAAAATTTTTTCCACTGGTTTGACTTCCCATGGTAGTTGGGTTGATTACATGAGACAAAGTCTTTATTTCTTTGCTCAACCAAAACATTATAAAGCGAGTGAAAAGATGGAAGCCAATGTTGTTCTTGTACCGAATGATTCTGAGTTACTGTTTGCgttcatttaa
- the LOC130657085 gene encoding probable inactive tRNA-specific adenosine deaminase-like protein 3 isoform X2: MKFMPVLSDDLLKDVDKGLNVIICLTSEVDGINVLESNSELSKVLQNFKREFVSLTKPLTRKQFEQASKLWPTSFHEDKEIKKLVSGAILTSDEMKQSAVYMQLAESVAIQSKEDTSATVIIDPTCNTILACACDCSHVHDPLHHSAMVAIDMVATLQGGGAYTALRYKETTEGYLIVDGAHLYSGMTYEQTSTPPSRIVTKRHDGYLCTGYDVYTTHEPCVMCCMALLHSRVRRVFFKHVNLSAGGFGSVYKIHCEEGLNHHFEVFRNVSHKRPHLEV, translated from the exons GTTTAAATGTCATCATTTGTTTGACTTCAGAAGTTGATGGTATAAATGTTCTTGAATCAAACAGTGAATTAAGCAAGGTATTGCAAAACTTTAAAAGAGAGTTTGTGTCTCTTACAAAACCTCTTACAAGAAAGCAATTTGAACAAGCTTCAAAATTATGGCCAACCAGTTTTCATGAAGATAAAGA aataaaaaaacttgtaagTGGAGCTATCTTAACATCTGACGAGATGAAACAGAGTGCTGTGTACATGCAACTAGCAGAATCTGTAGCAATCCAATCCAAAGAG GACACATCTGCCACGGTTATTATAGATCCAACATGCAACACGATATTGGCATGTGCTTGTGATTGTAGTCATGTACACGACCCGCTCCATCATTCGGCTATGGTTGCTATAGATATGGTTGCTACGTTACAAGGCGGAGGCGCATACACAGCATTACGATATAAAGAAACAACAGAGGGATATTTAATAGTCGATGGTGCTCATTTATACTCTGGAATGACATACGAACAGACTTCTACCCCACCAAGCAGGATAGTCACTAAGAGACACGATGGATATTTATGTACAGGGTACGACGTGTACACAACACACGAACCATGTGTTAT GTGCTGTATGGCACTTCTCCATTCTCGTGTACGCAGAGTGTTTTTCAAGCATGTTAACCTGTCCGCAGGTGGTTTTGGAAGCGTGTATAAAATACACTGCGAAGAAGGGTTAAATCATCATTTTGAGGTATTTAGGAATGTCAGTCACAAACGTCCACATCttgaagtttaa
- the LOC130657085 gene encoding probable inactive tRNA-specific adenosine deaminase-like protein 3 isoform X1, with amino-acid sequence MKFMPVLSDDLLKDVDKVEVYVATIKNKLQTNQVLELLKDIYPLKSVAHLKRIKSNKEKQCLNVIICLTSEVDGINVLESNSELSKVLQNFKREFVSLTKPLTRKQFEQASKLWPTSFHEDKEIKKLVSGAILTSDEMKQSAVYMQLAESVAIQSKEDTSATVIIDPTCNTILACACDCSHVHDPLHHSAMVAIDMVATLQGGGAYTALRYKETTEGYLIVDGAHLYSGMTYEQTSTPPSRIVTKRHDGYLCTGYDVYTTHEPCVMCCMALLHSRVRRVFFKHVNLSAGGFGSVYKIHCEEGLNHHFEVFRNVSHKRPHLEV; translated from the exons TCGAGGTTTATGTCGCCACCATCAAGAATAAGTTGCAGACAAATCAAGTACTGGAGTTGTTGAAAGACATATACCCACTGAAATCAGTTGCTCACCTGAAACGTATTAAATCAAATAAAGAGAAGCAGT GTTTAAATGTCATCATTTGTTTGACTTCAGAAGTTGATGGTATAAATGTTCTTGAATCAAACAGTGAATTAAGCAAGGTATTGCAAAACTTTAAAAGAGAGTTTGTGTCTCTTACAAAACCTCTTACAAGAAAGCAATTTGAACAAGCTTCAAAATTATGGCCAACCAGTTTTCATGAAGATAAAGA aataaaaaaacttgtaagTGGAGCTATCTTAACATCTGACGAGATGAAACAGAGTGCTGTGTACATGCAACTAGCAGAATCTGTAGCAATCCAATCCAAAGAG GACACATCTGCCACGGTTATTATAGATCCAACATGCAACACGATATTGGCATGTGCTTGTGATTGTAGTCATGTACACGACCCGCTCCATCATTCGGCTATGGTTGCTATAGATATGGTTGCTACGTTACAAGGCGGAGGCGCATACACAGCATTACGATATAAAGAAACAACAGAGGGATATTTAATAGTCGATGGTGCTCATTTATACTCTGGAATGACATACGAACAGACTTCTACCCCACCAAGCAGGATAGTCACTAAGAGACACGATGGATATTTATGTACAGGGTACGACGTGTACACAACACACGAACCATGTGTTAT GTGCTGTATGGCACTTCTCCATTCTCGTGTACGCAGAGTGTTTTTCAAGCATGTTAACCTGTCCGCAGGTGGTTTTGGAAGCGTGTATAAAATACACTGCGAAGAAGGGTTAAATCATCATTTTGAGGTATTTAGGAATGTCAGTCACAAACGTCCACATCttgaagtttaa